A stretch of the Tachysurus fulvidraco isolate hzauxx_2018 chromosome 18, HZAU_PFXX_2.0, whole genome shotgun sequence genome encodes the following:
- the gpa33a gene encoding glycoprotein A33 (transmembrane), paralog a encodes MIGSVFSLFAVFQLTSSLTVDIPQLSYELARGDDATLPCIFTPGKPISTTVTITWMQQNPGDTNIEILTYYYSTTSPPSLDIMDDFTNRADLQVDIPKGSAILTLKSLTSKDSRVFECIVKIPGDKGKSSDTTSVVVLVAPTKPICAVQGKAEYYQNINLTCRSEEGTPTPTYKWQSYDVNNNPRANPPKATDVNGVLSLYNISMETSGYYICTSANKIRSESCNLTLTVMPFSMNIGSTAGIIGGCVAGVLLLIVAVCCCRRCRKKKANEEYAMGYAAEPGEYTDKEPQELEEQQDKRLESKAEVLDDRVERSDHFDDPRDYEARQKKPDNRQYDPERYDDRRSDYDDRRSDRSSEPRGRNDDRPRNRYADRYDDRRDRYDHPDDRYDDRRDRYDHPDDRYNDRQDRYDHPDDRYDDRRDRYDRSRPPNLPNKPTRG; translated from the exons ATGATTGGATCCGTTTTTTCGCTTTTTGCAG TATTCCAACTGACTTCATCTTTAACCGTTGACATCCCACAATTATCTTATGAATTGGCCCGTGGTGACGACGCCACACTACCCTGCATCTTCACACCAGGGAAACCAATCAGTACAACAGTCACGATCACATGGATGCAACAAAATCCTGGAGATACTAAT ATTGAAATCCTCACCTATTACTACTCTACAACTTCACCACCTTCACTAGACATCATGGATGATTTTACCAACCGAGCTGACCTTCAGGTGGACATTCCTAAAGGATCGGCCATCTTGACACTCAAATCTCTGACTTCGAAGGATTCTAGAGTGTTTGAGTGCATAGTTAAAATTCCTGGTGACAAAGGAAAATCATCAGATACCACTTCAGTTGTGGTTCTGG TGGCTCCTACCAAACCCATCTGCGCTGTCCAAGGCAAAGCGGAGTATTACCAGAACATCAACCTGACCTGTCGTTCAGAGGAGGGCACGCCAACACCGACGTACAAATGGCAAAGCTATGATGTCAATAATAATCCCAGGGCGAATCCACCCAAAGCTACTGATG tgAATGGAGTTTTGTCACTTTACAATATTTCCATGGAGACCAGCGGTTATTACATCTGCACGTCTGCCAATAAAATACGCAGCGAATCCTGCAATCTGACTTTGACCGTCATGCCAT TCTCAATGAACATCGGCTCCACGGCAGGAATAATCGGAGGCTGTGTAGCCGGTGTTCTCCTCCTGATTGTCGCTGTCTGCTGCTGCCGTCGATGCCGAAAAAAGAAAGCGAATGAGGAGTACGCCATGGG ttatGCTGCAGAGCCCGGCGAGTACACGGACAAAGAGCCACAGGAACTTGAAGAGCAACAAGATAAACGTCTCGAGAGCAAAGCCGAAGTACTTGACGACCGCGTAGAGCGCAGCGATCACTTTGATGACCCGCGAGACTATGAGGCTCGGCAGAAGAAGCCAGATAACCGACAATACGATCCTGAGCGATACGATGACCGCCGGAGTGATTATGATGACCGACGAAGTGATCGATCCAGTGAGCCCCGTGGACGCAATGATGACCGTCCTCGTAACCGATATGCTGACCGTTATGATGACCGCCGAGATCGTTATGACCACCCTGATGATCGCTATGACGATCGCAGGGACCGCTATGACCACCCTGATGATCGCTATAACGACCGCCAAGACCGTTATGACCACCCTGATGATCGCTATGACGATCGCCGAGACCGTTACGACCGCAGTAGACCTCCAAATCTTCCTAATAAGCCCACTCGAGGCTAA